The window CGGGATGGTGGTCGCCCCGGCCCGAGGCCGGGGTACGGCGGGCGGCGCCCCTGCGGGGCGGCTGCTCCGCCGACTGCGTCGGATGCCGTACCGGAGACACCGGCTGCCCTCGGCGACCCACGCTTGCGCGATCTGGCTCCGCGTCGCGGTGGCGACAGTGTGCCATGCATGGAAGCGCTCCCACAATGGCCGGAGGCGCACCGAAGCAGCAACATGTTTCGATCTCGTTTTGGGGCTTTCACAAAGCCGTGACGGGCGTTACAGTCGCAGCATCGGTCGATGGGAGCGCTTCCATCGACAGAGATCCAATTAGAAGATCACCCGGAGTCCGTCCATGACGGACCCTGGGGACTCAGCCCGAGGGCTGACGGCGGGCCAGCCCGGACACCGCCGTCAGCCATTCCCACCGACATGGAGGGAGGTGGATCCTCTAGCCACTCGCGTGGCCCGGCTCCCGCGCGACACGCACGACAGGACGCCAATTCCGCCCGTGCGTGTGCAGCAATGGTGGGGACGGGGGTTGCCCTCCCCCGTCCCCACACACTAAACCCCCCGCCACGGCGGGAAAAGAGGCCGACGGGACTGGCCGTGTCGCCGTTCCGACCGGCCTCGTCCGCTGTCCGCCCGTACCGCCCGGTCGACGCCCCGCGCCCCGGCGCCCCGCGTCCCGCGGCCGGCCACCCGAGCGCCGGCGCCACCGCGCGCCCCCGCTCCCGCACCGCCGCCACGGGCGCATCACGCACGCACCTTTCCGCCGCCCCCGATCGCCCTTCGCCCGGCCGGGCGGACGCGACCGGCCGGCGGCTTCTGCCCTATGCTGGGAGCGCTCCCGGCCCGGCGGTGGCCACGCAGACCATGAGGAGAACCGATGTCGATGCCCACCCCGCGCCCGCCCCACGGCGCCGCGCTCTCCGCCACCGCCCCCGCCCCTACCGGCCCCGCGCCGCGCGCCGACGAGACGCCGTCGGCAGGCCTGCGCTTCCCGCCGGGCTTCGGCTGGGGGGCGGCCACCTCCGCCTACCAGATCGAGGGCGCGGCCAAGGAGGACGGCCGGGGCGAGTCGATCTGGGACACGTTCAGCCACACGCCGGGCCGCACCCGCAACGGCGACACCGGCGACGTCGCCGCCGACCACTACCACCGGTACGCCGAGGACCTGGACCTGATGCGCGACATCGGGCTGGACAGCTACCGGTTCTCCATCTCCTGGCCGCGCGTACAGGCCGACGGCACCGGCGCGCCCAACCAGCGCGGGCTCGACTTCTACCGCCGTCTCGTCGACGGGCTGCACGAGCGGGGCATCGCGCCGATGGCGACGCTGTTCCACTGGGACCTGCCGCAGTCCCTCCAGGACGCCGGTGGCTGGGAGTCGCGCGACGTCGCCCACCGGTTCGCCGACTACGCCGAGATCGTCTTCCGCGCGCTCGGCGACCGGGTGCCGGTCTGGCTGACCGTCAACGAGCCGAAGACGGTGGTGCAGAACGGCTACCTCGAAGGTCACCACGCCCCGGGCCGCCAGGACCCGGACGCCGCGTACCTGGTCGCCCACCACCTCCACCTGGCCCACGGGCTCGCCGTGGCGGCGTTCCGCGCCACCGGCTCCGGCCGGATCGGCCCGGCGCTCAACCTGCACCCCTGCTACCCGGCCGACGACTCGCCCGAGGCCGCTCGGGCCGCCCGGCTCTACGACGGCTACGAGAACCGCCTCTACCTCGACCCGATCCTCACCGGCCGCTACCCGCAGGACGTGCTGGACGACCTCGGCCCCGACAGCCGACTGGTCCGCGGCATCCGCGACGGCGACCTGGCGACCATCGCCGCGCCGGTCGACCTGCTCGCCGTGCAGTACTACACGCCCTACTACCTCACCGGCGACGGCGCGACGGTCGGGCGCTGGCCCACCTCACAGGCTTCCTGGCAGCAGATCCACCCCGACGGGATGTACGACATCCTGACCCGGGTGACCCGCGACTACGGCCCGATCCCGCTGACCGTCACCGAGAACGGGCTACCCACCCCGGACACCCTCGACGCCGACGGCACGGTCGACGACGCCGGCCGGGTCACCTTCCTGCGCGACCACCTCGCCGCCGCGCACCGGGCCATGGCCGCCGGCGTGCCGCTGGAGAGCTACCACGTCTGGTCCCTGCTCGACAACTTCGAGTGGGACGCGGGCTACGACGAGCGCTGGGGCCTGGTCCACGTGGACTACCAGACC is drawn from Micromonospora sp. NBC_01740 and contains these coding sequences:
- a CDS encoding GH1 family beta-glucosidase, with translation MSMPTPRPPHGAALSATAPAPTGPAPRADETPSAGLRFPPGFGWGAATSAYQIEGAAKEDGRGESIWDTFSHTPGRTRNGDTGDVAADHYHRYAEDLDLMRDIGLDSYRFSISWPRVQADGTGAPNQRGLDFYRRLVDGLHERGIAPMATLFHWDLPQSLQDAGGWESRDVAHRFADYAEIVFRALGDRVPVWLTVNEPKTVVQNGYLEGHHAPGRQDPDAAYLVAHHLHLAHGLAVAAFRATGSGRIGPALNLHPCYPADDSPEAARAARLYDGYENRLYLDPILTGRYPQDVLDDLGPDSRLVRGIRDGDLATIAAPVDLLAVQYYTPYYLTGDGATVGRWPTSQASWQQIHPDGMYDILTRVTRDYGPIPLTVTENGLPTPDTLDADGTVDDAGRVTFLRDHLAAAHRAMAAGVPLESYHVWSLLDNFEWDAGYDERWGLVHVDYQTQRRVLKRSAHWYRQVIAANGL